In Chitinophaga oryzae, the sequence TTCCACCGCAGGACCTGCATACCGAATACAATCCCACGCGTCCCAATCCGCTGGACACCATCAGCCGTAAAGTGCTTACAGGCTCATACGGTGAAGGTGCGAGGGGCGGGATCGCAGTAGGGTATAATATCAATAAATACATGGCCGTGGAAGCTTCGTTTAATTACTACCGCAGCCGTAAAAACCTGATGACAAAAAATCTCACCACGATGGCGGGCAGTGGCAAACAGCTGACCAGTGTGGAGTCACGCGGATATGTAAACGCGGTGGACTTCGCGCCGGCCCTCGTGCTGAATCCCGGTTTTGAAAAGGTGAACCCCTATGTTCGTGTAGGAATGGTACTGCCGCTATGGGGCCGCCTGTACATTGATACCGATGTGGACCAGCTGACCAGCCCTGCCGGCATTCCGCCCGGTACCATGGTGCACACCGTTATCCACCGCAAGGAGGAAGTCAAGCCCAATATCACCATCGGCTTTCAGGGCGCGATCGGTGTATCCTTCTACGTGAGTCCGCGTATAGACATCTTCGTGGAAGGGGAATACCGCAACGTACCGGTAAGAAGTAAAGAAAAAGAAGTCACTGCCTTCGAGCAAACCAATAATATCGTCAACGCCTCCACCGGCGCGGTAGTGGCGCCACTGCCCACACAGCCTACCCGCAGCCTCGGCGACCTGAGCGTGGCGGAAAAAAACACCAAATATGTGACCACGCTGGATAAAAACTCCAACACACCGGTCAACCAGATCGGCAGTAAAGTGTTTTACCGCAACGACAACGAACCGTCCAACGATCTCAAATCATATATCAATATCGGCGGATTAGGCGCCAACGCCGGCATCAAAATAAAACTATGATGGCCAGCCTGATTGTTGCTGATTCGCCTGATACGCGATTCGCCTGATTCGTTTGGTCCTTGTGACCTTTGGTCATCTTTGTCATCCTGGTGGCACACCAGGTACACCAGGTACACCATTTACACTAAGATCAATATAACGCTCCGACATCCCAATCATAAACATAGAAGCCGGCTTACATAGCCGGCCTCCTCATTTAAAGGGCCTGAATAACATCGTCGCCCAGGGCGTGAGCCCTGGGATATTGGGATATTTTGATATTTTGATATTGAAATATTGAGATATTTTGATATTCTGATATTTTGAATTATCTGGAATTTTAATTTGATTCCCCTGGAAGATGCCTATCCCTCCGCAGAAGCCTCATTCAGCGTCTTCACCGCATCGGCGTCCAGCTGCAGTTGTATTCCGTTGATAATATCCTGCAGTTGTGCCACGCTGGTGGCGCTGGCGATAGGTGCTGCGATGGTAGGGCGGGTGAGGAGCCAGGCGAGCGAAATACCTGCGGGTGTACTGTTATACCGCACGGCCACGGCGTCGAGAGCGGCAAGGATACGCCGACCCCTGTCATTCAGGTAGCCGAGTGCTGTCTGGCCGCGGGCGCTGCTTTTGGCGATGTCAGCCTCGCTGCGGTATTTGCCGCTGAGAAAGCCGCTGGCCAGCGAGTAATAGCTGATAACACCTAATCCGTACTGCTCACAGAGAGGCATATACGTTTTTTCGAAACCGGCGCGGTCGTAGAGATTGTATTCCGGCTGGAAGGTATCGTATCGTGCCATCCCGTTGTGGCCGCCGGCTTTCAGGCTTTCTTCCAGCCTTGCTGCGCTCATGTTGGAGGCGCCAACAGCTCGTACCTTGCCGGCTTTAATCAGCGTGGCATAGGCCTCCAGCGTTTCTTCCACCGGCGTGTCGGTGTTGTCATAGTGGGTCTGGTAAAGATCGATATAGTCGGTCTGCAGCCGCTGAAGGGAATCTTCCACCGACCGGATGATGTATGCTTTGCTGGTATTAACACCCTGGCCCATATCAGCGCCCACTTTGGTGGCGATCAGCACGTTGGCGCGCCTGCCGCTTTGTTTCAGCCATTTCCCGATAATGGTTTCGGATTCTCCACCCTTGTTGCCGGGGACCCAGCGGGAATAAACATCGGCGGTGTCAATAAGGTTGAACCCGTTGCCCGTAAAGGCATCCAGCAGTTGAAAGGAAGTTTTTTCGTCGGCGGACCAGCCAAACACGTTGCCGCCAAAAGCGAAGGGGGCTGCTTCCAGCCCGGATTTTCCAAGTTTCCGTTTTTCCATGATGATTAATTTTGAAGCGCTTGTAATAATTCCTTCTCTAAATTTAACGACTTTTATCGACCTGCGTGTCCTCAGCTAATTTCACTACATTTGGTGATCAATTTCATTATATGATGATGCCAACAGGTATATCACAGGCGGATTTTAACTGGCTGACCAATAAGTTCGGCCAACAGGGCGGTAACTCCCATATCGACACGGAAGAAGATGTTATACACGAAATATTTCCGGACAAAGTAGTCATCGGTACGCGCTTTCTGAACTGCGCCACCTATGAGCTGTCTTTCGAAGGAGCGGCGCTGACGGTGAAGAAAAGCCGGCTGGACAATTATAAACTGGGAGATGCTGCGCACATGATAGCGGATGAACTGGACG encodes:
- a CDS encoding outer membrane beta-barrel protein codes for the protein MKKVHLFSATMLALALAGNVRAQDHSSAASPSKFYLKVTGGYFFSVFPGQFPNVGPFPPQDLHTEYNPTRPNPLDTISRKVLTGSYGEGARGGIAVGYNINKYMAVEASFNYYRSRKNLMTKNLTTMAGSGKQLTSVESRGYVNAVDFAPALVLNPGFEKVNPYVRVGMVLPLWGRLYIDTDVDQLTSPAGIPPGTMVHTVIHRKEEVKPNITIGFQGAIGVSFYVSPRIDIFVEGEYRNVPVRSKEKEVTAFEQTNNIVNASTGAVVAPLPTQPTRSLGDLSVAEKNTKYVTTLDKNSNTPVNQIGSKVFYRNDNEPSNDLKSYINIGGLGANAGIKIKL
- a CDS encoding aldo/keto reductase translates to MEKRKLGKSGLEAAPFAFGGNVFGWSADEKTSFQLLDAFTGNGFNLIDTADVYSRWVPGNKGGESETIIGKWLKQSGRRANVLIATKVGADMGQGVNTSKAYIIRSVEDSLQRLQTDYIDLYQTHYDNTDTPVEETLEAYATLIKAGKVRAVGASNMSAARLEESLKAGGHNGMARYDTFQPEYNLYDRAGFEKTYMPLCEQYGLGVISYYSLASGFLSGKYRSEADIAKSSARGQTALGYLNDRGRRILAALDAVAVRYNSTPAGISLAWLLTRPTIAAPIASATSVAQLQDIINGIQLQLDADAVKTLNEASAEG